A genome region from Lytechinus pictus isolate F3 Inbred chromosome 16, Lp3.0, whole genome shotgun sequence includes the following:
- the LOC129278502 gene encoding cell division cycle protein 16 homolog: MNLERFRSLVRCYIDKHQYDSAVFWADKVVTMSKGDVHDVYMLAQSLYHTKQYHRAAHLIRNRRLDKTHKAGRYLAAKCLEAVQKWEEALNVLEGCDESDIMIFPPRIEEMKLDDQKDELDRIPLQNVDSSMALLRGQIYSALENRIQASECYKQALFEDVHCYEAFELLVKHQMLTAEEEKELLQSLPISEQCPGEDLEFVRSLYQSLLKKYDRPVSTKLADSLTSLNTNLDIQTNTAERHYYNCDFRTSYKITCSVLESDPFHERCLPVHVATLVELKKSNDLFYLAHRLVDLHPDKAVSWFAVGCYYYLVGKNEPARRFLSKATAIDRLYGPAWLAFGHSFAAEGEHDQAMAAYFTASRLMKGCHLPLLYVGLEYGLTKNFKLADKFFIQALGIASSDPFVLHEMGVVAFHNGDWETAVTHFNEALDIVQDISKQTLADKWEPLLNNLGHVYRKLKRYEESLEYHRQALILSPQNPSTFSAIGYVYALMGQFSIAIDYFHKALGVGRDDTFSVTMLTHSIEQYIGEMSPCTGGSETVPDLEAVVKEEVVATTEKSNSSVDMEVEMNLEDSPMPQKIAK, translated from the exons ATGAATTTAGAACGATTTCGAAGCTTAGTCCGCTGTTATATTGATAAG CATCAATATGACAGTGCAGTTTTCTGGGCTGACAAGGTTGTCACAATGTCAAAAG GTGATGTTCATGATGTTTACATGTTGGCTCAAAGTCTTTACCACACCAAACAATACCACAGAGCTGCACATCTCATCAGGAACAGAAGATTGGATAAA ACACACAAGGCTGGAAGATATTTAGCTGCAAAATGCTTA gaAGCTGTACAGAAATGGGAGGAGGCCCTGAATGTCCTTGAAGGATGTGACGAGAGTGACATCATGATCTTCCCACCGAGGATTGAAGAAATGAAACTAGATGACCAAAAAGATGAGCTGGATAGGATCCCATTACAAAAT GTTGATAGCTCGATGGCACTGTTGAGGGGTCAGATCTACTCAGCTCTTGAGAATCGTATCCAGGCCTCAGAATGCTACAAACAGGCACTGTTTGAAGACGTCCACTGCTACGAGGCATTTGAATTACTCGTCAAACACCAGATGTTGACTGCAGAAGAAG AGAAAGAACTCCTTCAGTCATTACCAATCAGTGAACAGTGTCCTGGGGAAGATTTGGAGTTTGTCAGAAGTCTTTATCAAAGTCTTCTAAAGAAA TATGACAGGCCCGTATCAACAAAGTTAGCAGACTCTTTGACGAGCCTCAATACCAATCTAGATATACAGACCAACACGGCAGAGAGACACTACTATAACTGTGATTTCAGGACCAGTTATAAAATCACTTGCAG TGTACTTGAATCAGATCCATTCCATGAGAGATGTTTACCAGTCCATGTAGCAACATTAGTAGAACTCAAGAAATCTAATG ACTTATTTTACCTAGCCCATAGATTAGTAGATCTTCATCCTGATAAAGCAGTATCGTGGTTTGCTGTCGGTTGTTACTATTATCTCGTAGGGAAGAATGAACCAGCAAGACGGTTTCTAAG CAAAGCTACAGCAATAGACCGTCTGTACGGTCCAGCGTGGCTAGCCTTTGGCCATTCCTTCGCAGCTGAAGGAGAGCATGACCAAGCGATGGCAGCTTACTTCACTGCCTCGAGACTTATGAAAGG ATGTCATCTACCCCTTCTGTACGTTGGATTAGAGTATGGTCTTACCAAGAACTTCAAGCTAGCCGACAAGTTCTTCATTCAGGCTTTAGGCATAGCCAGCAGCGATCCATTCGTTCTTCATGAAATGGGTGTGGTGGCATTCCATAATGGAGA TTGGGAGACTGCCGTCACGCATTTCAACGAAGCCTTGGATATAGTGCAGGACATCAGCAAACAGACGCTAGCTGACAAATGGGAGCCGTTACTGAACAATCTAGGGCACGTCTACAGAAAACTCAA GAGGTATGAGGAGTCCCTGGAGTACCATCGGCAGGCGTTGATCCTTAGTCCTCAGAATCCCTCAACATTCTCAGCCATCGGTTACGTATACGCACTCATGGGCCAGTTCTCAATAGCCATCGACTACTTCCACAAG GCTCTTGGTGTGGGTCGTGATGACACATTCTCAGTGACCATGTTAACTCACAGTATAGAGCAGTACATTGGAGAGATGTCACCTTGTACAG GAGGAAGTGAAACCGTTCCCGACCTGGAAGCAGTCGTCAAGGAGGAGGTCGTTGCTACGACGGAGAAGTCAAACTCAAGTGTAGACATGGAGGTGGAGATGAATCTGGAGGACTCGCCAATGCCACAGAAGATTGCAAAATAG